The region ACTTTGATCAGCAGTGCTATGAAGGTAACCTAAAGTTTTACCTACCACAGTTCTTCAAAGAGAACAGCACTATCGTTCAACTTGTCTTAGAGAAGTTTAAAGATACTTCGATAGAACAATATCGAAAAGAGATTCGCTCTGTATTAGTTAGAAGAGTACTTAGCAACAAGGAACGTCTAGACGATCTTCTTAATGTCATGAAGCATGACACCATTGCTCCTCAAGAGCATATAGATCAACTCAAAACAGACTTATATGAGTATGTACATGAGAAATCGTTCAAGTACTGTAGCACTATGGGAGAAGTCCTAGAAACAGCTATTGAATTTACAATCAAAAACTATAAAAGCACCTTCTAAGGTGCTTTTATAGTTTATACTCTATCCACACTATAATAACTTACTAAGACAGGTAATGTCTTTCTATAAGGATCTTTATCTATTACAACTTTTGGAATAATAATAAAGTTGCCGCTCTCATCAAAGCATTTCATAAAAGGATCTGACTGCGGATCAAAGTTCGGGTCTTGCCAAGCGTACTTATACCCTTTCTCAATGTGGTCCGGAGATGACACTAAAAAACTCAACAATAACCCTGTAACAAATCCACTCAGATGACCTTCCCATGAGATACCCTCTTCTATATCAGGAAACATATACCAAATCGTACTTCCGTATAAGATAACTATTAATAGAGATAAAGCCATTAATCTGTAATATCGCGTCTGCACTCCCTTAAAGAACATAAAGCTCACTAATACATATACTAATCCACTTGCTCCTATATGATAACTGTCTCTACCTATAATCCAAGTTCCTAATCCTGATAATAATAATCCAAAGACCAAAACGACTAATGCTTGTTTCTTATAGAAATATTGCAACATCAATAGCAAAACAAACAAAGCAACTGAATTATTATACAAATGCTTTAGTCCTCCATGTATAAAAGGACTAAAAAAAATCCCTTTCAATCCTGTTATTGTTCTAGGTCGTACACCATACTCATGTAACTCATAATAGTTATTCCAATCTACCCAATATACCCCCCATATCAATACAATAAAGAATATTGGCAACAATAGTAGGTTAATAGATAAAGGAGGTAATTTTTCTTTACTCATAATTAAATTCCTTTACTACTATAAATATACTGTATTTTGCTGTTGATTGTTTTTCCATTCACATCATTTTAGCATATCCACATTCGAATACCACCTATCTTATTACATAGAAGAAGTAGAAAAACATTATATTGTAAAAAAGAGATTGTATTTTTGTAAGAGACATTTAATTACCATTATGGAAGCACCTTTAGCAGAACGCGTACGCCCTCAAACATTAAGTGATTATGTAAGCCAAGATCACTTAGTCGGAGAGAACGGAATATTAACCAATCAATTAAAAATAGGATTTATTCCTTCATTAATTTTTTGGGGACCTCCTGGCACTGGTAAAACCACCTTAGCAGAGATCATAGCTAAGGAAAGTGAACGACCATTCTATGTATTAAGTGCGATTAACTCAGGTGTAAAAGATATCCGAGAAGTCATAGAGAAAGCAAAGTCTAGTGGTGGATTATTCACTCCGAGAAACCCTATCTTATTCATTGATGAGATACATCGCTTTAGCAAATCTCAACAAGATTCACTTCTCGCTGCTGTTGAACGTGGATGGGTAACTCTTATAGGTGCCACAACAGAAAACCCTAGTTTCGAAGTTATACCTGCTCTACTATCAAGATGTCAAGTCTATACATTAAATGCCTTCACCAAGGATGATTTAAAACTATTACTAGATCGTGCGATTAGTAAAGATTCTCTATTAAAGAAAAAGAAAATCACGCTATCCGAAACAGAAGCACTATTTCGAATGTCTGGAGGAGACGGACGTAAACTATTGAATACTTTTGAGCTTATTGTTAACTCAACCAATGAGGATGAAATAATCATCACTAATGACAAGGTAATGCAGATCGTTCAGAAAAACACTGTACTATACGATAAGACTGGTGAGCAACACTATGATATTGTTTCTGCTTTTATTAAGGCAATCAGAGGGAGTGATCCTAATGGAGCAGTCTATTGGCTAGCTAGAATGATAGAAGGTGGTGAAGATGTTAAGTTTATCGCTCGTAGATTACTTATCTCGGCATCAGAGGATATCGGTAATGCTAATCCAACTGCTTTAATTATGGCAAACAATACCTTTCAGGCAGTATCTTTTATTGGATATCCTGAAAGCAGAATACTGCTTAGTCAATGTGCTATCTATTTAGCGACTTCTCCTAAGAGTAACTCTACCTATTTAGCCATAGGTCAAGCTCAGCAATTAGTAAAGCAGACAGGAGATCTACCTGTACCTATCCATCTTAGAAATGCACCAACTAAACTAATGAAAGAACTAGGTTATGGAGAAGAATACCTATACTCTCATGACTATGCAAACAACTTCGTAGAACAAGAGTTTTTACCTGATGAGATACAAGGTACAGTTCTCTATGAACCTGGCACTAATAGTAGAGAGAATGGTACTCGAGAATTTCTTCGCAACAGATGGCAGTTTAAATACAACTATTAATATAGTCCGACATAAATCAAAAAGACCTGCTATAGCAGG is a window of Myroides oncorhynchi DNA encoding:
- a CDS encoding replication-associated recombination protein A, translating into MEAPLAERVRPQTLSDYVSQDHLVGENGILTNQLKIGFIPSLIFWGPPGTGKTTLAEIIAKESERPFYVLSAINSGVKDIREVIEKAKSSGGLFTPRNPILFIDEIHRFSKSQQDSLLAAVERGWVTLIGATTENPSFEVIPALLSRCQVYTLNAFTKDDLKLLLDRAISKDSLLKKKKITLSETEALFRMSGGDGRKLLNTFELIVNSTNEDEIIITNDKVMQIVQKNTVLYDKTGEQHYDIVSAFIKAIRGSDPNGAVYWLARMIEGGEDVKFIARRLLISASEDIGNANPTALIMANNTFQAVSFIGYPESRILLSQCAIYLATSPKSNSTYLAIGQAQQLVKQTGDLPVPIHLRNAPTKLMKELGYGEEYLYSHDYANNFVEQEFLPDEIQGTVLYEPGTNSRENGTREFLRNRWQFKYNY
- a CDS encoding rhomboid family intramembrane serine protease; translation: MSKEKLPPLSINLLLLPIFFIVLIWGVYWVDWNNYYELHEYGVRPRTITGLKGIFFSPFIHGGLKHLYNNSVALFVLLLMLQYFYKKQALVVLVFGLLLSGLGTWIIGRDSYHIGASGLVYVLVSFMFFKGVQTRYYRLMALSLLIVILYGSTIWYMFPDIEEGISWEGHLSGFVTGLLLSFLVSSPDHIEKGYKYAWQDPNFDPQSDPFMKCFDESGNFIIIPKVVIDKDPYRKTLPVLVSYYSVDRV